A single Staphylococcus muscae DNA region contains:
- a CDS encoding putative HNHc nuclease has product MPLITSYITQDDGTTTVVISGVELGDKETLLLDNGFDVEIDVNVVDPFKITDKQRRKIFALCNDIEAHTGQPMDYMRHMFIEYVRTYYGYDEQISLSNCTRTQANQVIEVILDWVFHNDIPLNYKTSDLLKQDKSFLYWSTVNRNCVICGKPHSQLAHYQAVGRGRNRRKISHLGNKVLALCSDHHTEQHNIGIDSFNDKYHLHDSWVDVDERLNKMLKGEK; this is encoded by the coding sequence ATGCCTTTAATTACTAGCTACATCACTCAAGATGACGGCACTACAACTGTTGTCATTTCGGGTGTTGAATTAGGCGATAAGGAAACGTTGCTACTCGATAACGGGTTCGATGTAGAGATTGATGTAAATGTCGTAGATCCATTCAAAATCACCGACAAACAACGTCGTAAGATATTCGCCTTGTGCAACGACATAGAGGCGCATACAGGGCAGCCTATGGACTATATGAGACATATGTTTATCGAGTATGTAAGAACATACTACGGCTATGATGAACAGATTTCATTAAGCAACTGTACACGGACACAAGCAAATCAAGTCATCGAAGTGATATTAGATTGGGTGTTCCACAACGATATACCACTTAATTACAAGACAAGTGATTTACTAAAGCAGGACAAATCATTCCTCTACTGGTCAACAGTAAATCGTAACTGTGTAATATGTGGTAAACCTCATTCACAACTAGCACACTACCAAGCAGTTGGTAGAGGTAGAAATAGACGTAAGATTAGTCACTTAGGAAATAAAGTGTTGGCTTTATGTTCAGACCACCACACAGAGCAACACAACATAGGTATTGATAGTTTTAATGATAAATACCATCTACACGACAGTTGGGTTGATGTAGATGAACGTTTAAATAAAATGCTGAAAGGAGAGAAATAG
- a CDS encoding helix-turn-helix domain-containing protein: protein MTDQPSYYSIITANVRYDNRLTDSEKLLFAEITSLSNKYGYCTASNGYFAKLYDVVKETISRRISKLAKFGYLHIEIIREGNEIKQRKMYPLMQSSVPIDAKINTPIDNSVNTPIDANVKENNTSNNNTSINRDRDEMSILFMMISDELGIIQNPLNAELLEHAIARFNENKVDIVEVAVNYCKKNKKGIGYLIRILEDWAAKGVRNKEDATKKVTPQKVSKSNDFLTQKRQELFGG, encoded by the coding sequence ATGACTGATCAACCAAGTTACTATTCAATCATTACAGCTAATGTTAGATACGACAACCGCCTTACAGACAGTGAAAAGTTATTATTCGCTGAAATCACATCGTTAAGCAATAAATACGGTTACTGCACAGCAAGCAACGGTTACTTTGCGAAGTTGTATGACGTAGTAAAAGAAACTATATCCCGCAGAATATCTAAACTTGCTAAATTTGGTTATTTACACATCGAAATCATTAGAGAAGGTAATGAAATCAAACAAAGAAAAATGTACCCATTGATGCAATCGTCAGTACCTATTGACGCAAAAATCAATACCCCTATTGATAATTCTGTCAATACCCCTATTGACGCAAATGTCAAAGAGAATAATACAAGTAATAATAATACAAGTATTAATAGAGACAGGGACGAGATGTCGATTTTATTTATGATGATCAGTGACGAATTAGGGATTATACAAAATCCTTTAAATGCAGAACTACTAGAACACGCCATAGCCCGTTTTAATGAAAATAAGGTAGATATAGTGGAAGTTGCTGTTAATTACTGCAAGAAGAATAAAAAAGGTATCGGCTACCTTATAAGAATTTTAGAAGATTGGGCTGCAAAAGGTGTGCGTAATAAAGAAGATGCCACAAAGAAAGTAACACCCCAAAAAGTTAGTAAGTCAAATGACTTTTTAACCCAAAAAAGACAAGAGTTATTCGGAGGTTGA
- a CDS encoding DnaB helicase C-terminal domain-containing protein, protein MIDRLSTEESILCNLMKWPDLYAKFKLKPYMFVDEDVSKIISYIVEVGKVNPNEIYFKCRDEQGFVNVDRLTQISKSKGTDLSFFMNDQINLLNDYVTRKAVEYSQGFLSNPNQTEYLYLLDQLNSLKDINIEQGNRTDEFLAEVMESVLSDKPKELIKTGYGLLDYKIYGFEKGQLNVIAARPSMGKTGFALNTMWNIAKSGYEVSFFSLETTGNLVVERLVAMIEGVPLSDIKRPTELSTENTNKVMNALNKIKQFNINIFDESHLTPSRIREQASKESDKPQVIFIDYLQLMTSDTPSNDRRVDVEKISRDLKIIANETGCVIVLLSQLNRGVESRNDKRPMMSDLKESGGIEADASMIFMLYRDDYYNRDEVHEDDKSELEVNVAKNKDGSTGVVKFEYYKSTQRFFT, encoded by the coding sequence ATGATTGATCGTTTGAGTACAGAAGAGTCGATTTTATGCAACTTGATGAAGTGGCCTGACTTGTATGCAAAATTCAAATTAAAGCCTTACATGTTTGTTGATGAAGATGTGAGTAAGATTATTAGCTACATTGTTGAAGTCGGGAAAGTAAATCCCAATGAGATTTACTTTAAATGTCGTGACGAGCAAGGTTTTGTTAATGTAGACCGCTTAACACAGATTAGTAAGTCAAAGGGTACGGACCTATCATTTTTTATGAACGATCAAATCAACCTACTGAACGACTATGTGACGCGTAAAGCTGTAGAATACTCTCAAGGTTTTTTGAGTAATCCTAATCAAACAGAATACCTATATTTACTCGATCAATTAAATAGTCTTAAAGACATCAACATTGAACAAGGCAATAGAACAGATGAGTTTTTAGCAGAAGTCATGGAATCAGTATTGAGTGATAAACCAAAAGAGTTGATTAAGACTGGATACGGACTACTCGATTACAAAATATACGGCTTTGAAAAAGGACAATTGAATGTAATAGCAGCAAGGCCGTCAATGGGCAAAACTGGATTTGCATTAAACACAATGTGGAACATTGCAAAGTCTGGCTATGAAGTATCATTTTTCAGTTTAGAAACAACCGGAAACCTTGTTGTAGAACGCTTAGTTGCAATGATTGAAGGCGTTCCATTGTCAGATATTAAACGCCCAACAGAATTAAGCACAGAGAATACGAATAAAGTCATGAACGCGCTGAATAAAATAAAGCAGTTTAATATAAATATTTTTGATGAGAGCCACCTAACACCATCTAGGATACGTGAGCAAGCATCTAAAGAGTCGGATAAACCACAAGTCATATTTATCGACTACTTGCAACTGATGACGTCTGATACACCTTCTAATGATAGACGTGTAGACGTAGAGAAGATAAGTCGTGACCTTAAAATCATAGCGAACGAAACAGGTTGCGTCATAGTCTTGTTATCACAATTGAATAGGGGTGTAGAGTCACGTAACGATAAACGTCCTATGATGAGCGACTTAAAAGAATCGGGTGGTATTGAAGCGGATGCCAGCATGATATTTATGCTATATCGTGATGACTATTATAACCGTGATGAAGTGCATGAAGATGATAAATCTGAATTAGAAGTTAACGTAGCTAAAAACAAAGATGGATCAACTGGTGTTGTGAAATTTGAATACTACAAATCAACGCAGAGGTTCTTTACATGA
- a CDS encoding RusA family crossover junction endodeoxyribonuclease, which produces MEIFYKDEKHLNKPMASPRPRFTRAGRFVRTYMPNNYTRHKHFIAEQMPDLQIESSIRLTVEFYFPPLRSWSEKRLRERLFSYKRTKPDLDNLLKTVLDAGNGKLWKDDNQIVEIRTFKKYESIPRTALIIEELEG; this is translated from the coding sequence ATTGAAATCTTTTATAAAGACGAAAAACACTTAAACAAACCAATGGCTTCGCCACGTCCACGCTTTACTAGAGCAGGACGGTTTGTCAGAACATACATGCCTAACAATTACACACGGCACAAACATTTTATAGCAGAGCAAATGCCTGACTTACAGATAGAGTCGTCTATCAGATTGACAGTAGAGTTTTACTTCCCACCATTGCGAAGTTGGTCTGAAAAACGATTGAGAGAAAGGTTGTTTTCATATAAGCGCACTAAACCAGACCTAGATAACTTACTTAAAACTGTATTAGATGCAGGTAACGGTAAGTTGTGGAAAGACGATAATCAAATCGTAGAAATCAGAACATTCAAAAAATATGAGAGTATACCACGCACAGCGTTAATTATCGAAGAATTGGAGGGATAG
- a CDS encoding DUF3310 domain-containing protein encodes MIAKVLDTYNDGFVVTTDEGDNCWLSYETDWEKIPSSKKLENKKRPKHYGDAEFDLIDYWCTRYSKEELRGAFKSQLSKYTDRLGYKDDEIDELDKIIDYTTRYRDHLKKVAETNEK; translated from the coding sequence ATGATAGCGAAGGTTCTAGATACGTACAATGATGGTTTTGTTGTAACTACAGATGAAGGGGATAACTGTTGGCTCTCGTACGAAACAGATTGGGAGAAAATACCTTCTAGTAAAAAACTAGAAAATAAGAAACGTCCTAAACACTACGGAGATGCTGAATTTGATCTAATTGATTATTGGTGCACACGATACTCGAAAGAAGAACTGCGTGGTGCATTTAAATCTCAACTATCAAAATACACTGACCGATTAGGTTACAAAGATGATGAAATTGATGAATTAGACAAGATTATTGATTATACAACACGTTATCGTGATCACTTAAAAAAGGTGGCTGAAACCAATGAGAAGTAA
- the dcm gene encoding DNA (cytosine-5-)-methyltransferase, producing MNFIDLCSGIGGFRTALEKHGHTCLAYGEIDKFAKQSYQAIYNTKNEENLGDVTEYSNENWRKYKGKVDIITGGFPCQTFSIAGKRAGFEDTRGTLFFHIARAIKEVKPSFVLLENVKGLLSHDKGRTFGTIIQTLDELGYVIEWGLFNSKFWGVPQNRERVYILVTRKDLFTGFKLFDLLKKQTDVTTRLIDVLEQDVDEKYYLSKEKTKKLTLDQDLSGKLNKYDYNNRDKVYSINKVSPTLNAMQGGDRQPKIAVPVLTPDRINKRQNGRRFKRDGEPMFTLTSQDRHGIAVCEATKKGYAMAEVGDSVNVSYPESETRRGRVGKQIAHTLQAGEVNQGVVVPKEVYGRFGKQAVETLNENKDIIKDGMTINAYNKTFDNSGLSPTLTTRPEGFKTAILPISSGLRIRKLTPLECWRLQGFSDEQFYKAKNAGVSNSQLYKQAGNAVTVNVVDAIVGVLTNA from the coding sequence ATGAATTTTATTGATTTATGCAGTGGTATCGGTGGATTTAGAACCGCATTAGAAAAGCATGGTCACACATGTTTGGCTTATGGAGAAATAGACAAATTCGCAAAGCAAAGTTACCAGGCCATTTACAATACTAAAAATGAGGAGAATTTAGGAGATGTTACAGAATATTCAAACGAAAATTGGAGAAAATACAAAGGGAAAGTTGACATCATCACAGGTGGATTTCCGTGTCAAACCTTTAGTATCGCAGGGAAACGTGCAGGGTTTGAAGATACGAGGGGGACGTTATTCTTCCACATTGCAAGGGCGATTAAAGAAGTCAAACCATCTTTTGTATTATTGGAAAACGTCAAAGGTTTATTATCACACGACAAAGGCAGAACGTTTGGAACAATCATTCAAACGTTGGATGAATTGGGGTATGTCATCGAGTGGGGTTTGTTTAACTCTAAATTTTGGGGAGTTCCGCAAAATAGAGAAAGAGTGTACATCTTAGTAACTAGAAAAGATCTATTTACTGGATTTAAACTGTTCGATTTATTGAAAAAACAAACTGATGTTACAACGAGATTAATTGATGTGCTAGAGCAAGATGTTGATGAAAAGTATTACTTGTCAAAAGAAAAGACAAAGAAGTTAACGTTAGATCAAGATCTAAGTGGTAAGTTGAATAAGTATGACTACAACAATAGAGATAAAGTTTATAGCATAAATAAAGTCAGTCCTACATTAAACGCTATGCAGGGCGGAGATAGACAGCCGAAGATTGCAGTCCCAGTGTTAACACCTGATCGTATAAATAAGCGACAAAATGGTCGCAGATTTAAAAGGGATGGTGAACCAATGTTCACTTTAACATCACAAGATCGTCATGGTATAGCTGTTTGTGAAGCTACTAAAAAAGGATATGCTATGGCAGAAGTTGGAGACAGTGTAAATGTATCGTATCCGGAAAGCGAGACAAGGCGTGGAAGGGTTGGAAAACAAATTGCACATACACTTCAAGCAGGTGAAGTGAATCAAGGAGTTGTCGTACCAAAAGAAGTGTATGGAAGGTTTGGTAAACAGGCGGTCGAAACATTAAATGAGAATAAAGACATCATCAAAGATGGTATGACGATAAATGCTTATAACAAAACTTTTGATAATTCTGGGTTAAGTCCAACGTTAACGACAAGACCAGAAGGTTTTAAAACTGCAATATTACCAATATCAAGTGGCCTAAGAATACGAAAACTCACACCACTGGAATGTTGGAGATTACAAGGTTTTTCAGATGAACAATTTTATAAAGCTAAAAATGCAGGTGTAAGCAATTCACAATTGTATAAACAAGCAGGTAATGCGGTAACAGTCAATGTTGTTGATGCAATAGTAGGAGTACTGACTAATGCATAG
- a CDS encoding nucleoside 2-deoxyribosyltransferase, which produces MSKDKVIYLGGHILNQAMVEYRDKQHKEISEIKGVRPYSPHQDKSINDKANAKQEGLAERILANDFKAMRESDIFVFDVLNEGLGTIAELGIVLGMKYQAQETIERLEKVADINRFDINGDIPETYWVLQDEIKEQEKILNKPVLCYCSDTRQGHRKSYIDPDRAEFSTNQFVYGMVLELTNGEGYISWNEVKNRLEELGRKGE; this is translated from the coding sequence ATGAGTAAAGACAAAGTAATCTATTTAGGTGGACACATTTTAAATCAAGCGATGGTTGAATATAGAGATAAGCAACATAAAGAAATATCTGAGATTAAAGGTGTTAGACCTTATTCACCTCATCAAGACAAATCAATCAATGATAAGGCTAATGCTAAGCAAGAAGGGCTAGCAGAACGTATTTTAGCTAACGACTTTAAAGCAATGAGAGAATCGGATATTTTCGTATTCGACGTACTCAATGAAGGGCTAGGTACTATTGCCGAATTAGGCATAGTACTAGGAATGAAGTATCAGGCACAAGAGACGATTGAACGTTTAGAAAAGGTAGCTGATATTAATAGATTTGACATTAACGGAGATATTCCAGAAACTTATTGGGTTTTACAAGATGAGATTAAAGAACAAGAAAAAATATTAAACAAACCTGTTCTATGCTACTGTTCCGACACGCGACAAGGGCATCGTAAGTCGTATATTGATCCCGACAGAGCAGAATTTAGCACAAATCAATTTGTGTACGGTATGGTTCTGGAACTCACAAACGGAGAGGGTTATATATCGTGGAACGAAGTTAAGAATAGATTAGAAGAGCTAGGGAGAAAAGGGGAATAA
- a CDS encoding DUF7446 family protein, whose protein sequence is MSLQNIELVLSAITNEIYMAEIEEDGMMSIDNKREATNDVARVMAEWFVANQKTGLKFKGDGWLLWLKDNEFLAPQDIKNFTIKLNDISNLASIAQLLLIKSMESKERIDIEYHLEGIVFRHHHRAYSDYGERALFFSVNDTKEKLREKLNLAIDVINGKEFLH, encoded by the coding sequence ATGTCATTACAAAATATAGAATTAGTCTTATCAGCTATCACAAATGAGATTTATATGGCTGAAATAGAAGAAGATGGCATGATGTCTATTGATAATAAACGTGAAGCAACAAATGATGTGGCACGTGTCATGGCAGAATGGTTTGTAGCTAATCAAAAGACGGGGTTGAAGTTCAAAGGAGACGGTTGGTTATTGTGGCTAAAAGATAATGAATTTTTAGCTCCACAAGATATTAAAAACTTCACTATTAAATTAAATGATATATCTAATCTTGCAAGCATTGCTCAACTTTTACTTATTAAATCTATGGAAAGTAAAGAGAGAATAGACATTGAGTATCATTTAGAGGGCATTGTTTTTAGACATCATCATAGAGCGTACAGCGATTATGGAGAGAGAGCTTTGTTTTTCTCGGTAAACGATACTAAAGAAAAATTGCGTGAGAAGTTAAATTTGGCAATTGATGTGATTAACGGGAAAGAATTTTTACATTAA
- a CDS encoding dUTP diphosphatase, with product MSNQLQIKLLSDNATMPTRNHSTDAGFDIYAAETIILEPQEKALIATDIAVNIPKGYVGLLTSRSGVSSKTDLVIETGKIDAGFHGNMKINIKNDEEILEEWVSYHFSNVASDIEGNITLLDSEEVMTGSYKINKGDKLAQLVIVPIWTPELEVVEDFDSESDRGEKGFGSSGY from the coding sequence ATGAGTAATCAGTTACAAATCAAATTATTATCGGATAACGCAACAATGCCTACACGGAATCACAGTACAGATGCTGGGTTTGATATTTACGCAGCAGAAACGATTATACTAGAACCACAAGAAAAAGCGTTAATCGCTACGGATATTGCTGTTAACATTCCAAAAGGCTATGTAGGACTACTAACATCAAGAAGTGGTGTAAGTAGCAAGACAGACCTTGTGATTGAAACAGGTAAGATTGATGCAGGGTTTCATGGAAATATGAAGATTAATATTAAGAATGATGAGGAGATTTTAGAAGAATGGGTTTCTTATCATTTTAGTAATGTTGCATCAGATATCGAAGGGAATATTACACTACTAGATTCAGAAGAAGTTATGACTGGTAGCTACAAAATAAACAAAGGCGATAAACTAGCACAATTGGTAATCGTACCTATTTGGACGCCAGAATTAGAAGTAGTGGAAGATTTCGATAGTGAATCGGATAGGGGTGAAAAGGGGTTTGGTTCAAGTGGATATTAA
- a CDS encoding transcriptional regulator: MTEIKPGTFRYIESEIYNLESTKREIKRLRLEILNPSKAIDENIVYGPLQSGEPTRTTELMATRLMTNKMLRNMEEMVHAIEYAYSKLPDEYKKVIYLKYWEPNRRMKMEHIADECNMHRNTAGKIRKNFVKAVAYEVGMK, from the coding sequence ATGACCGAGATTAAACCAGGTACTTTCAGATATATTGAAAGTGAGATATATAATTTAGAATCTACTAAACGTGAGATTAAACGATTGCGTTTGGAAATACTTAATCCTAGTAAAGCCATTGATGAGAACATTGTGTATGGACCGCTTCAATCTGGAGAACCTACACGTACTACGGAATTAATGGCGACACGTCTTATGACTAATAAGATGCTACGGAATATGGAAGAGATGGTTCATGCGATAGAGTATGCGTACAGTAAACTTCCTGATGAATACAAGAAGGTTATTTATCTAAAGTATTGGGAACCTAATCGTAGAATGAAGATGGAGCATATTGCTGATGAATGTAATATGCATAGGAACACAGCAGGCAAGATACGGAAGAACTTTGTAAAGGCAGTAGCATATGAAGTCGGGATGAAATAG
- a CDS encoding HNH endonuclease, producing the protein MTNHNNIRKNGRYQYEHDWFYRSKAWERIREIALDRDNYLCQMCLEHGEITDAKIVHHIVYVDHDFSKALEIDNLMSVCQKCHNQIHAKDTNYKKENSLKVRVLKM; encoded by the coding sequence ATGACTAATCATAACAACATACGTAAGAATGGTCGCTATCAATATGAACATGATTGGTTCTATCGTTCTAAAGCGTGGGAGCGTATTAGGGAAATTGCTTTAGATAGAGATAATTATCTATGTCAAATGTGCTTAGAACATGGTGAAATAACAGATGCGAAAATCGTACATCACATTGTGTACGTAGATCATGATTTTAGTAAAGCGTTAGAAATAGATAATCTGATGTCTGTTTGCCAAAAATGCCACAATCAAATACATGCAAAAGATACAAATTATAAAAAAGAAAACAGCTTAAAAGTTCGTGTTTTAAAAATGTGA
- a CDS encoding P27 family phage terminase small subunit — protein sequence MKLTKKQLINYLDDYQKSDDLLINLYIETYEFYCRLRDELKKSDLMIEHTNKAGASNIVKNPLSIELTKTVQTLNNLLKSLGLTASQREKVIKQDDGFGDY from the coding sequence ATGAAGTTGACTAAGAAACAATTGATTAATTATTTAGATGACTATCAAAAATCTGATGATTTATTAATCAATCTTTATATCGAAACTTACGAATTTTATTGCAGATTACGAGATGAATTAAAAAAATCTGATTTAATGATTGAACATACAAATAAAGCTGGAGCAAGTAATATCGTTAAAAACCCATTAAGTATTGAACTTACTAAGACCGTTCAGACTTTGAATAACTTGTTAAAATCACTTGGACTGACTGCATCTCAACGTGAAAAAGTAATCAAACAGGATGATGGTTTCGGTGACTATTAA
- a CDS encoding terminase large subunit — protein MTIKILNKPSPKLLTTWYAEQVVQEKMVASEYVKKECERHLKYLKSDSNWVFDEELAHRPIRFIEKFCKPSKGDFDSLILQPWQHFIIGSLFGWVQKETRIRRFKEGVIFMGRKNGKTTMNSGVSNYGVSQDGENGAEVHLLANVMKQARILFDESKAMIQASPKLNQNFRPLRDEIRYDKTFSKIMPQASDSEKLDGLNTHMAIFDEIHEFKDYKLINVIKNSRAARKQPLIIYITTAGTVLDGPLIDMVEAGRDVLDGAIEDERTFYFLASLDDSDDINDPDNWIKANPNLGVSINLDEMKEEWNKAKRVPAERSDFVTKRFNIFANNDEMGFIDYDTLKKNNDVISFDELVGKPCTVGYDLSETEDFTAAVATFALDDGRIAVFSHSWIPKKKVELSNERIPYREWEEDGFLTIQDKSYIDYQDVFDWIVKINKHHPVEKICYDRANAYKLNQELKNYGFLTEETRQGSLTLSPALKDLKEMFLDGKVVFNNNPLMKWYINNVHLKKDRNGNWLPSKQGRYRKIDGFAALLNTYTDIMNKIVNDTSKSEIEFISIKDLRS, from the coding sequence GTGACTATTAAAATATTAAACAAACCCTCTCCTAAGTTATTAACAACATGGTACGCAGAACAAGTTGTTCAAGAGAAAATGGTGGCAAGTGAGTATGTTAAGAAAGAATGTGAAAGACACTTGAAATACTTGAAAAGTGATAGTAATTGGGTGTTTGATGAAGAATTAGCACATAGGCCAATTCGATTTATCGAGAAATTTTGTAAACCATCTAAAGGCGACTTTGATAGCTTGATTTTGCAACCCTGGCAACATTTTATTATTGGCAGTTTGTTTGGTTGGGTTCAAAAAGAAACAAGAATCAGGCGTTTCAAAGAAGGTGTAATTTTCATGGGGCGTAAAAATGGTAAAACAACAATGAATTCAGGCGTTTCCAATTACGGAGTATCTCAAGATGGTGAAAATGGAGCAGAAGTTCATTTGTTAGCAAATGTTATGAAACAAGCAAGAATTTTGTTTGATGAGTCTAAAGCAATGATTCAAGCAAGCCCTAAGTTAAATCAGAATTTCAGACCATTACGAGATGAAATACGTTATGATAAAACATTTTCTAAAATTATGCCGCAAGCTTCCGATAGTGAAAAGCTAGATGGACTGAACACACACATGGCCATTTTTGATGAAATTCATGAGTTTAAAGATTATAAGCTTATCAACGTTATTAAAAACTCAAGAGCTGCAAGAAAACAACCATTAATCATTTATATAACGACAGCAGGTACGGTGTTAGACGGACCATTAATCGACATGGTTGAAGCGGGTAGAGATGTTTTAGATGGTGCAATTGAAGATGAACGTACATTTTATTTTCTAGCTTCATTAGATGATTCTGATGATATTAATGATCCTGACAATTGGATCAAAGCTAATCCTAATTTAGGCGTTTCTATCAACCTTGATGAAATGAAGGAAGAATGGAATAAAGCAAAACGTGTACCTGCTGAACGAAGTGACTTCGTTACTAAACGCTTCAATATCTTTGCTAACAATGATGAAATGGGTTTTATTGATTATGATACTTTAAAGAAAAACAATGATGTTATTTCTTTTGATGAGTTAGTTGGTAAACCGTGTACTGTTGGATATGATCTTTCAGAAACGGAAGACTTCACGGCAGCAGTTGCTACATTCGCTTTAGATGACGGTAGAATTGCAGTTTTTTCTCATTCTTGGATACCTAAGAAGAAAGTTGAATTGTCAAACGAGCGTATACCATATAGAGAATGGGAAGAAGATGGGTTTTTAACTATTCAAGATAAATCTTATATCGATTATCAAGATGTATTTGATTGGATAGTAAAAATCAACAAGCATCATCCTGTCGAGAAGATATGTTATGACCGTGCTAATGCTTATAAATTAAATCAAGAATTGAAAAATTATGGTTTTTTAACAGAAGAAACAAGACAAGGTTCACTAACACTTAGTCCAGCGTTAAAAGATTTAAAAGAAATGTTTCTGGATGGCAAAGTTGTTTTTAACAACAACCCTTTGATGAAGTGGTACATCAACAACGTTCATCTTAAAAAAGACCGCAATGGTAACTGGTTGCCATCTAAACAAGGTCGTTATCGTAAAATTGATGGTTTTGCAGCATTACTTAACACCTACACAGATATTATGAACAAGATAGTAAACGACACTTCAAAATCAGAAATTGAATTTATTAGTATTAAAGATCTAAGAAGTTAA
- a CDS encoding phage portal protein — MKIAENIFTRIKQKLVGNWVDNTVNNMYDFTPWKNKSFWGIINNTLETNETIFSAVTKLSNSLASMPIKLYENFEVISTEVSELITVSPNNSLNSFDFINQIETVRNEKGNAYVLIERDIYYQPQKLYLLNPDIVEMAIENNSNELYFVVHAASGKHLYVHNTDVLHFKHIVASNMVKGISPIDVLKNTMDFDRALRSFNLKEMDKPDSFILTYGSNVDKEMRSQVINDFKAFYQENGGILFREPGVDIEQLPRKYVSEDIVASENLTRERVANVFQIPSIFLNADTKASFTKNEELNRFFLQHTLLPIIKQYEEEFNRKLLTVNDRKKGRYFKFNVKSYLRADSATQAEVYFKALRSGYYTINEIRGWEDLPPVENGDKPLISGDLYPIDMPIEMRKSLKGGDNNEKQSEVLPNEQES, encoded by the coding sequence ATGAAAATAGCTGAAAACATTTTTACGAGAATCAAGCAGAAGTTAGTAGGTAACTGGGTAGACAATACGGTTAATAATATGTACGACTTCACGCCTTGGAAAAACAAAAGTTTTTGGGGCATTATCAATAACACATTAGAAACTAATGAAACAATCTTTTCTGCTGTGACTAAACTGTCAAATTCATTGGCAAGTATGCCAATAAAATTGTATGAGAACTTTGAAGTGATTAGTACAGAAGTGTCAGAATTGATTACCGTATCGCCCAACAATTCATTAAATAGTTTTGATTTTATAAATCAAATTGAAACCGTTAGAAATGAAAAAGGAAATGCTTATGTGTTAATTGAACGTGATATTTATTACCAACCCCAAAAATTGTATTTATTAAACCCAGATATTGTTGAGATGGCGATAGAGAATAATTCAAACGAACTTTATTTTGTTGTGCACGCTGCATCAGGAAAACACTTATACGTGCACAATACGGACGTGTTGCATTTCAAACATATTGTTGCTTCGAATATGGTTAAAGGTATAAGTCCAATCGATGTACTTAAAAATACTATGGACTTCGACAGAGCCTTACGATCATTCAATTTAAAAGAGATGGATAAGCCAGATTCGTTTATTTTGACTTATGGAAGTAATGTCGATAAGGAAATGCGGAGTCAAGTTATAAACGACTTTAAAGCTTTCTACCAAGAGAATGGTGGAATACTTTTTCGTGAGCCTGGTGTAGACATTGAACAACTACCTAGAAAATATGTCTCAGAAGATATTGTCGCTTCAGAAAATTTGACTAGGGAACGTGTTGCAAATGTTTTTCAAATACCGTCCATTTTTTTAAATGCGGATACAAAAGCAAGTTTTACTAAAAATGAAGAACTGAATAGGTTCTTTTTACAACATACGTTATTACCTATCATTAAGCAGTATGAAGAAGAATTCAATCGAAAGCTACTAACAGTAAACGATAGGAAAAAGGGACGTTATTTCAAATTCAATGTGAAATCATATCTACGTGCTGATAGTGCAACGCAAGCAGAAGTTTACTTCAAAGCATTGCGCAGTGGTTACTATACGATCAATGAAATTCGTGGGTGGGAAGATTTACCACCTGTTGAAAATGGTGATAAACCATTAATTAGTGGTGACCTATATCCAATTGATATGCCAATAGAAATGCGTAAATCATTGAAAGGTGGTGATAATAATGAAAAGCAATCAGAAGTACTTCCAAATGAACAGGAAAGCTAA